The proteins below are encoded in one region of Aquisphaera giovannonii:
- a CDS encoding sigma-70 family RNA polymerase sigma factor: MAAHGTGNAAREIGRIFDGGSLAGLDDAEVLRRFARGDEAAFEAVLARLGPMVLATCRRALRDEQDAEDAFQATFLVLLRRAGSLRRPERLGPWLHGVACRVASRIRAQAARRRQDEPRAARPEGLAGSPALGIESAELRSAIDEEISRLPERDRRAVVLCLLEGRSHEETARRLRCTVGSVRGRLDKARRTLKGRLIRRGVAPAAAATSLSAAGEANAAVPAPLLGGTVAMLAKAATAEAVSAAIAPGILEASRGVVRGMIAARLTAAAAIVLGLGVLAMAAAPLVVAIEPTPPRQDGSSKASDRRNVTVTGRVVDDEGNPVAGAAVAAGTDFREKEPDAEAVTDAEGRFALKGLKAGPVVLTVQGKGHAPDLLATTAAPGMKPVEFELKAAHAIRGRIVDADDKPIAGAPIAADEWRGHHTLRWHARTDAEGRYRWDDAPADMVLIDLGSLGYSGKRYWQAAPDAPEKTIPMRRPFRVRGRVTDAETGRPILAYSLVPGYAGPGPGDHDWANDRVREVRGSSFELDLSTERPNPVVRVEARGYAPAVSRRLDDPSSEAVVDFPLRKRAWIGGEVRLPDGPPAADVRVLAFGRGFVSIVDGRPMMESGPYRIAATGPDGTFGLPPMEPPYTVLALHARGLAWHRQEAAGGAPSATTLKLQPWGRVEGRLRLGGRPAPGQLIRISRADAQDRPAGAWWGDGTQTDPDGRFAFDRVVPGDVRLSRQVEVEAGKGIYSEVTPALVAAVRSGETTEVTLGGTGRPVVGKVQPPPGLARSGGWRHALGFVSPRPGAAAAPSRPGTGGAFPVEADGSFSIEGLAPGTYDVLLQVTPEPPDASRGPFGQVPLAMIRREVVIPDHPTGPDAPPLDLGTITPERVESQGAR; this comes from the coding sequence ATGGCGGCTCACGGCACGGGGAACGCGGCGAGGGAGATCGGCCGGATCTTCGACGGCGGGTCGCTCGCCGGCCTCGACGACGCGGAGGTCCTCCGGCGGTTCGCCCGCGGCGACGAGGCGGCCTTCGAGGCGGTCCTCGCGCGGCTCGGGCCGATGGTGCTGGCGACCTGCCGCCGGGCGCTCCGCGACGAGCAGGACGCCGAGGACGCCTTCCAGGCCACGTTCCTCGTCCTGCTGCGGCGTGCCGGCTCGCTGCGACGACCGGAGCGGCTCGGCCCGTGGCTGCACGGCGTGGCCTGCCGCGTGGCGTCGCGGATCCGGGCGCAGGCCGCCCGCCGCAGGCAGGACGAGCCGAGGGCCGCTCGGCCGGAGGGGCTCGCCGGATCGCCCGCGCTCGGGATCGAGTCGGCCGAGCTGCGATCGGCGATCGACGAGGAGATATCCCGCTTGCCCGAGCGAGACCGCCGGGCGGTCGTCCTCTGCCTGCTCGAAGGCCGTTCGCACGAGGAGACGGCGCGTCGCCTGCGATGCACCGTGGGCAGCGTCCGCGGCCGGCTCGACAAGGCCCGTCGCACGCTGAAGGGCCGGCTGATCCGCCGCGGCGTGGCGCCGGCCGCGGCGGCGACCAGCCTCTCGGCCGCGGGCGAGGCGAACGCCGCGGTCCCCGCGCCGCTGCTCGGCGGCACGGTCGCCATGCTCGCGAAGGCGGCGACGGCCGAGGCGGTCTCCGCCGCGATCGCGCCGGGGATCCTGGAGGCCTCGCGGGGGGTGGTCCGGGGCATGATCGCGGCCCGGCTGACGGCCGCCGCGGCGATCGTGCTGGGCCTCGGCGTGCTGGCCATGGCCGCCGCCCCGCTGGTGGTCGCGATCGAGCCGACGCCCCCGCGGCAGGACGGCTCCTCGAAGGCCTCGGACCGGCGCAACGTCACCGTGACGGGCCGCGTCGTGGACGACGAGGGCAATCCCGTCGCCGGCGCGGCCGTCGCGGCCGGGACCGACTTCCGCGAGAAGGAGCCGGACGCCGAGGCCGTGACCGACGCCGAAGGCCGGTTCGCCCTGAAGGGACTGAAGGCCGGCCCCGTCGTCCTGACCGTCCAGGGGAAGGGCCACGCGCCCGACCTGCTGGCCACGACCGCCGCCCCAGGCATGAAGCCGGTGGAGTTCGAGTTGAAGGCGGCCCACGCGATCCGCGGCCGGATCGTGGACGCGGACGACAAGCCGATCGCCGGCGCCCCGATCGCCGCCGACGAATGGCGAGGGCACCACACCCTTCGCTGGCACGCCCGGACCGACGCCGAGGGCCGATACCGCTGGGACGACGCGCCGGCGGACATGGTGCTGATCGACCTGGGCTCGCTGGGCTACAGCGGCAAGAGGTACTGGCAGGCGGCGCCCGATGCGCCCGAGAAGACGATCCCGATGCGCCGGCCGTTCCGCGTCCGTGGCCGCGTGACCGACGCAGAGACCGGCCGGCCGATCCTCGCGTACTCCCTCGTCCCGGGCTACGCGGGGCCTGGTCCCGGCGACCACGATTGGGCGAACGACCGGGTGCGAGAGGTGCGCGGCTCCTCCTTCGAACTGGACCTGAGCACGGAGAGGCCCAACCCCGTGGTGCGGGTCGAGGCCCGGGGATACGCCCCGGCCGTCTCGAGGCGACTCGACGATCCCTCGTCCGAGGCGGTCGTCGATTTCCCCCTGCGGAAGCGGGCGTGGATCGGGGGTGAGGTCCGGCTCCCCGACGGTCCCCCCGCGGCCGATGTCCGGGTCCTCGCGTTCGGGCGCGGCTTCGTGAGCATCGTTGACGGCCGGCCGATGATGGAGTCCGGCCCCTATCGGATCGCCGCAACCGGCCCGGATGGGACGTTCGGCCTGCCCCCCATGGAGCCGCCGTACACGGTGCTCGCGCTCCACGCCCGCGGCCTGGCGTGGCATCGCCAGGAGGCGGCGGGCGGTGCGCCCTCGGCGACGACGCTGAAGCTCCAGCCGTGGGGCCGCGTCGAAGGCCGATTGCGGCTCGGCGGGCGTCCCGCCCCCGGCCAGTTGATCCGGATCTCAAGGGCGGACGCGCAAGACCGGCCGGCGGGCGCCTGGTGGGGGGACGGCACCCAGACCGACCCCGACGGCCGCTTCGCCTTCGATCGCGTCGTGCCGGGGGACGTCCGGCTGTCGCGGCAGGTCGAGGTCGAGGCCGGGAAGGGCATCTACAGCGAGGTGACTCCAGCCCTGGTCGCGGCCGTCCGGTCCGGCGAGACCACCGAGGTGACGCTCGGCGGCACCGGCCGCCCGGTCGTCGGCAAGGTCCAACCGCCGCCCGGCCTCGCCCGGAGTGGCGGTTGGCGGCATGCCCTGGGCTTCGTGAGCCCACGCCCGGGCGCCGCGGCGGCACCGAGCCGGCCCGGCACGGGCGGGGCATTCCCGGTCGAGGCCGACGGCTCGTTCAGCATCGAAGGCCTCGCGCCGGGGACCTACGACGTCCTCCTCCAGGTGACCCCCGAGCCGCCCGACGCGTCCCGGGGCCCCTTCGGGCAGGTGCCCCTGGCGATGATCCGCCGCGAGGTCGTCATCCCCGACCATCCCACCGGCCCGGACGCCCCGCCGCTGGACCTGGGGACGATCACGCCGGAGCGGGTGGAGTCGCAGGGGGCCAGGTGA